In the Populus trichocarpa isolate Nisqually-1 chromosome 1, P.trichocarpa_v4.1, whole genome shotgun sequence genome, one interval contains:
- the LOC7478678 gene encoding uncharacterized protein LOC7478678: MDPCPFVRILVGNLALKFPVSSKPSLLSVQCFCKIKLKNFPTQKATIPLVNNKKQQENQKPEGNPLSSSLAACYSLDKTQIDDLLSCKKPKNLEIEVYIRDNGVTCGLKDGKMLGRVTVPLEMRKSESRPCVMHNEWIDIGENKKGEPTQFYFCVRVEPDPRYAFQFGGDPECSPQVFQVQGSVRQAVFTCKFSLRNPGDRNLVSMPSMTEPAPSRNWLPSLEADKDPSAKERKGWSITIHDLSGSPVAMASMVTPFVPSPGSNHVSRSNPGAWLILHPAQGTWKPWGRLEAWRERNANALGYHFELLHDSVSASPTTTPLVNCVINAKNGGKFTIDTTNSVSTPVSSPHSSCDFGSGPGSGSWSGSEFGLFSPFVYKGFVMQSSVNNGNDQSSKPEVEIGVQHVNCTEDAAAFVALAAAVDLSVDACKSFTRKLRKELRQSQSFDV; this comes from the exons ATGGATCCGTGCCCTTTTGTACGGATCCTTGTTGGTAACTTAGCACTCAAGTTTCCCGTCTCTTCGAAACCTTCCTTGTTAAGTGTACAATGTTTTTGCAAGATCAAGCTCAAGAATTTCCCTACTCAAAAAGCTACAATCCCTTTagtgaacaataaaaaacaacaagaaaatcaaaaaccAGAAGGCAATCCTTTATCGAGTTCTTTAGCTGCGTGTTATAGTCTTGACAAGACTCAGATTGATGATCTTTTGTCTTGCAAGAAACCCAAGAATTTGGAGATTGAGGTGTACATTAGAGACAACGGGGTTACTTGTGGATTGAAAGATGGGAAAATGTTGGGGAGAGTGACTGTGCCTTTAGAGATGAGAAAGTCAGAGTCTAGGCCTTGTGTTATGCATAATGAATGGATTGATATTggagaaaacaagaaaggaGAACCTACacagttttatttttgtgttagaGTTGAGCCCGATCCTAGATATGCATTCCAGTTTGGTGGAGATCCTGAGTGTAGTCCTCAGGTTTTTCAGGTGCAAGGGAGTGTTAGGCAGGCGGTTTTCACTTGCAAGTTCAGCTTGAGGAATCCAGGAGATCGTAATTTGGTTTCTAT GCCATCAATGACAGAACCAGCCCCATCAAGAAATTGGCTGCCCTCCCTTGAAGCTGATAAAGACCCATCAGCAAAAGAGCGAAAAGGATGGTCAATCACGATCCATGACCTATCTGGATCGCCTGTTGCTATGGCATCAATGGTGACACCATTTGTACCATCCCCGGGTTCGAACCATGTTAGTCGGTCCAATCCCGGGGCGTGGCTAATTCTTCACCCAGCACAAGGAACTTGGAAACCATGGGGCCGCCTGGAGGCATGGCGTGAACGTAATGCCAATGCTTTAGGATACCATTTTGAATTGCTACATGACTCTGTTTCGGCCTCCCCTACCACCACCCCACTAGTCAATTGTGTTATCAATGCTAAAAATGGAGGGAAGTTTACAATTGACACGACAAATAGTGTTAGCACCCCAGTAAGCAGTCCACATTCTAGTTGTGATTTCGGGTCTGGACCGGGTTCTGGATCGTGGTCTGGATCGGAGTTTGGGTTGTTTTCCCCGTTTGTGTACAAAGGTTTTGTAATGCAATCAAGTGTCAACAATGGTAATGACCAAAGTAGTAAGCCAGAGGTGGAGATAGGGGTGCAACACGTGAATTGCACAGAGGATGCGGCGGCCTTTGTGGCATTAGCAGCAGCTGTGGATCTAAGCGTGGATGCTTGTAAATCCTTTACTCGTAAGCTAAGGAAAGAGTTGAGACAGAGTCAGAGTTTTGACGTTtga
- the LOC7478679 gene encoding uncharacterized protein LOC7478679, which yields MIKRSPSRNPRSKGIEAKNVLQICLLLGVCFWLIYQVKHSHDKKKELQGKDASFSQKTLSHDVLPKLGRKDPHPGLQDKTSEKNEEEEEEDTGMDEEGNKKEENRHEKEDEEGGQEGGGTKDDEVEREEEHMHEEEEIGEVTDHLEKEKEEQIEHEEDERNEEADSEENNDEGREVGDDEVDERDREKIEGEADPDGEFMDEEKEREDDEGEKKESQGNEGGGKEIQGNEDEDREVQTDNETQSEDQDHDGGKNSHVAREEHYMADDASSAVTHDTQIRSTEPEKEGLEKSNENLAAADLQQEKHSINDNPLDVNGDKNNSTSQLEQAENGHSLNATTDEKKNDETTLAKSEDESPNNTTVTVLSSDQSVSSNKSTEVSSEAGDKQVSENLEVPGTSQQNGMLNVSDSTQIRNATVDGHVTGDVANLQTTQSEQVNDGIISEGIQSDSNSKLLGQTENANSFGNDSSNSSSNSESGGSDKTIKKPEVIAAEDVNSGFSSGTNETTEATHDENSGTIHESGGTDENTISSTTNETGDAVIHDPNDSSIGQDEREARIDLGTLPDIGGVDNGNVAEE from the coding sequence ATGATCAAGCGGTCACCAAGTAGAAACCCCAGATCCAAAGGAATCGAGGCAAAAAATGTTCTTCAGATTTGTTTGTTGCTTGGTGTCTGCTTCTGGTTGATCTACCAAGTCAAGCATTCCCATGACAAGAAGAAGGAGCTTCAAGGAAAAGATGCGAGTTTCTCTCAAAAAACACTAAGCCATGATGTGCTTCCGAAACTTGGGAGGAAAGACCCCCATCCTGGTTTGCAAGACAAAACTAGTGAGAAAAacgaggaagaagaggaagaagacacTGGAATGGACGAGGAAGGAAATAAGAAGGAAGAAAATAGGCATGAAAAAGAGGATGAAGAAGGAGGGCAAGAAGGGGGAGGAACCAAGGATGATGAGgtggaaagagaagaagaacatatgcatgaagaggaagaaataGGAGAAGTAACTGATCatttagagaaagaaaaggaagaacaaaTTGAGCATGAAGAAGATGAGCGAAATGAAGAGGCAGACAGTGAAGAAAACAACGATGAGGGCAGAGAAGTTGGAGATGATGAGGTAGATGAACGTGACCGAGAGAAAATAGAAGGAGAAGCTGACCCTGATGGTGAATTTATGgatgaagagaaagagagggaggaTGATGAAGGTGAGAAAAAGGAAAGCCAAGGCAATGAAGGCGGAGGAAAGGAAATTCAAGGTAATGAAGATGAAGACAGGGAAGTTCAAACAGACAATGAAACTCAATCAGAAGATCAGGATCATGATGGAGGTAAGAATTCCCATGTGGCCCGAGAGGAACATTACATGGCAGACGATGCTTCCAGTGCAGTGACTCATGATACCCAAATTAGAAGCACTGAACCGGAGAAGGAAGGTCTGGAGAAATCAAATGAGAACTTGGCAGCAGCTGATTTGCAACAAGAGAAGCATTCCATTAATGATAACCCTTTGGATGTTAATGGGGATAAAAACAACTCAACGTCTCAGCTTGAACAAGCTGAAAATGGCCATTCTTTGAATGCAACAactgatgaaaagaaaaacgatGAGACCACTCTGGCCAAGTCCGAGGATGAGTCACCTAACAACACAACAGTGACGGTGCTGTCCAGTGATCAATCAGTATCAAGCAATAAGTCGACAGAAGTGAGTTCAGAAGCTGGTGATAAGCAGGTCAGTGAAAACCTTGAAGTTCCCGGTACATCCCAGCAGAATGGAATGTTGAATGTCTCCGATTCAACTCAAATTCGAAATGCAACAGTTGATGGTCATGTTACTGGAGACGTAGCCAACCTACAAACCACTCAGTCGGAACAGGTTAATGATGGCATAATTTCTGAAGGTATCCAATCTGATTCTAACTCAAAACTCCTTGGTCAAACTGAGAACGCAAACTCATTTGGCAACGACTCCTCAAACTCTTCTAGTAATTCAGAGTCTGGTGGATCTGATAAGACCATTAAGAAGCCTGAAGTAATAGCTGCAGAAGATGTCAATTCTGGGTTTTCTTCTGGAACAAATGAGACAACAGAAGCCACTCATGATGAGAACTCTGGCACCATACATGAATCAGGTGGAACAGATGAAAACACCATTTCTTCTACCACGAATGAGACCGGAGATGCAGTCATTCATGACCCTAATGATTCTTCAATTGGCCAAGACGAGAGAGAGGCTCGCATAGATCTGGGTACGCTGCCAGATATAGGAGGGGTTGACAATGGAAATGTTGCAGAAGAGTGA